Proteins encoded by one window of Collimonas fungivorans:
- a CDS encoding cytochrome C oxidase subunit IV family protein yields MTSATGQQHPISLYLKIWGLLFVLSTLSYLVDYFNFHSYLRWTLILVLMLMKAGLIVAFFMHMAWERLALVFAILIPPLCLLVLVGLMATEADYTFLTRLSFFR; encoded by the coding sequence ATGACTTCCGCCACAGGACAACAACATCCGATCAGCCTGTACCTGAAGATATGGGGATTGCTGTTCGTGCTCAGTACGCTTTCCTATCTGGTCGACTACTTCAATTTCCACAGCTACCTGCGCTGGACCCTGATCCTGGTCCTGATGCTGATGAAGGCGGGCCTGATCGTCGCCTTCTTCATGCACATGGCCTGGGAACGGCTGGCGCTGGTGTTCGCCATCCTGATCCCGCCGCTGTGCCTGCTGGTGCTGGTGGGCCTGATGGCGACCGAAGCCGACTACACTTTCCTGACCCGGCTTTCGTTCTTTCGCTGA